A window of the Chloroflexota bacterium genome harbors these coding sequences:
- a CDS encoding transcriptional repressor translates to MRKPKEGAALALRRLGLRITPQRLLILQVLEERDAHLSAEDVFSQVRARYPHVHISTVYRTLDLLRGLGLVTETDLGEGKKQYHWAQHGQHHHLVCSRCGQTLELDPAHLRPLEKAIRDHYGFRPTLHHFAIFGLCSRCQS, encoded by the coding sequence TTGAGAAAGCCGAAAGAAGGGGCTGCCCTGGCCCTCCGCCGCCTGGGGCTGAGGATTACCCCCCAGCGCCTCCTCATTCTCCAGGTCCTGGAGGAGAGGGACGCCCACCTCAGCGCCGAAGATGTCTTCTCCCAGGTCCGGGCCCGCTATCCCCACGTCCACATCTCCACGGTCTACCGCACCCTGGACCTCCTGCGGGGCCTGGGGCTGGTAACCGAGACCGACCTGGGGGAAGGGAAAAAACAGTACCACTGGGCACAACACGGGCAGCACCACCACCTGGTCTGCTCCCGCTGCGGCCAGACCCTGGAGCTGGACCCGGCCCACCTCCGCCCCCTGGAGAAGGCCATAAGGGACCACTACGGCTTCCGCCCAACCCTCCACCACTTCGCCATCTTCGGCCTCTGCTCCCGCTGCCAGAGTTAA
- the cbiM gene encoding cobalt transporter CbiM yields the protein MHIPDGYLSPATCAVLYGAALPFWAVAAKKVGKLMRARMVPLIALFSAFAFALQMFNVPLPGGTTGHAVGGTLLALVLGPWGAVVGLSVVFLLQALFFGDGGITAYGANVFNMAIVLPLVGYGLYRYLITILPGKQVIAAAIASYFAMNLAALLVALELGLQPLLFHAADGTPLYAPYALKLALPAVMVPHLLVAGLVEALVTGMVLAFLLRAKMPLGVMPQPRPLKLRWLWAGLGLVALLTPIGLMASGTAWGEWGAEDLQEMLGFVPQGLERLGSIWRAPIPDYSFPGIGPVAGYIASAIVAVGAFALISFLVLRLSRRKG from the coding sequence ATGCATATCCCTGATGGCTACCTGAGCCCGGCGACATGTGCTGTCCTTTATGGAGCGGCCCTTCCCTTCTGGGCGGTAGCGGCGAAGAAGGTGGGGAAGCTGATGCGAGCCAGGATGGTGCCCCTTATTGCCCTCTTCTCCGCCTTTGCCTTTGCCCTCCAGATGTTCAATGTTCCCCTGCCGGGGGGCACCACCGGCCACGCGGTAGGGGGGACCCTTCTGGCCCTGGTTTTGGGGCCGTGGGGGGCGGTGGTGGGGCTCTCAGTGGTCTTCCTCCTCCAGGCCCTATTCTTCGGCGACGGGGGCATTACCGCCTACGGGGCCAACGTCTTCAACATGGCCATTGTCCTGCCCCTGGTGGGATACGGGCTCTATCGTTACCTCATAACCATCCTCCCTGGGAAGCAGGTGATAGCCGCCGCTATTGCCAGCTACTTCGCCATGAATCTGGCCGCCTTGCTTGTAGCCCTGGAGCTGGGGCTCCAGCCGCTCCTTTTCCATGCCGCTGACGGCACCCCCCTGTACGCCCCTTATGCCCTGAAGCTCGCCCTCCCTGCGGTGATGGTCCCCCACCTTCTGGTGGCCGGCCTTGTTGAAGCCCTGGTCACCGGGATGGTGCTGGCCTTCCTCCTTCGCGCCAAGATGCCCCTGGGCGTCATGCCCCAGCCCCGCCCTCTGAAACTGCGCTGGCTCTGGGCAGGGCTGGGCCTGGTGGCCCTCCTCACCCCGATAGGCCTGATGGCCTCAGGGACCGCCTGGGGGGAGTGGGGCGCGGAGGACCTTCAGGAGATGCTGGGGTTTGTCCCTCAGGGCCTGGAAAGGCTGGGAAGTATATGGCGAGCACCCATTCCTGACTATTCCTTCCCAGGGATAGGGCCCGTGGCGGGCTACATAGCCTCAGCCATTGTGGCTGTTGGAGCGTTTGCCCTTATCTCCTTCCTGGTATTGAGGTTAAGCAGGAGAAAAGGGTGA
- the hisS gene encoding histidine--tRNA ligase: MYKAPRGTADILPQEQAYWRFVQGKAEALCHLYGYQRLDTPVFEEAGLFIRTIGPTTDIVEKETYTFQDRGGKDLTLRPEGTAPVCRAYLEHGLNNLPQPVRLYYFASIYRYERPQKGRYREHHQFGFEAIGDADPALDAEVIDLAWQLYSSLGLEGLSLKLNSIGCRACRPDYVNRLRQYYQPHIPGLCSDCRERLEKNPLRLLDCKQASCQGPTLEAPKSTDHLCPDCKSHFDALKAQLEALKLPYDLDHRLVRGLDYYTRTVFEVQPPEEGAQSTLGGGGRYDDLIEELGGRPTPAVGFATGMERVVLSLKKADLPLPPIPQPRIFVAHAGEENRDQALALLYELRRAGIGVTGAPARKSLKAQLRQADALGMAQALILGEEEIGSGTVLLRNLATGEQVILHRPQLISHLRQT; encoded by the coding sequence ATGTATAAGGCCCCCCGAGGCACCGCCGATATCCTGCCCCAGGAGCAGGCCTACTGGAGGTTCGTCCAGGGGAAGGCCGAAGCCCTCTGCCACCTCTACGGCTACCAGCGCCTGGATACCCCCGTATTTGAGGAGGCCGGGCTCTTCATCCGCACCATCGGCCCCACTACCGATATCGTGGAAAAGGAGACGTACACCTTCCAGGACCGCGGCGGCAAAGACCTCACACTCCGCCCCGAGGGCACCGCCCCCGTCTGCCGGGCCTACCTCGAACATGGCCTCAACAACCTCCCCCAGCCCGTCAGGCTTTACTACTTCGCCTCCATCTACCGCTATGAGCGGCCCCAGAAAGGGCGATACCGGGAGCACCACCAGTTCGGCTTTGAGGCCATCGGCGACGCCGACCCCGCCCTGGATGCCGAGGTCATAGACCTGGCCTGGCAGCTCTATTCTTCCCTGGGCCTGGAAGGCCTCTCCCTCAAGCTCAATAGCATCGGCTGCCGGGCCTGCCGTCCCGATTATGTCAACAGGCTCCGCCAGTATTACCAGCCCCACATCCCCGGCCTCTGCTCCGATTGCCGGGAAAGGCTCGAGAAGAACCCCCTGAGGCTCCTGGACTGCAAACAGGCCTCCTGCCAGGGGCCAACCCTGGAAGCCCCGAAAAGCACCGACCACCTCTGCCCCGACTGCAAGAGCCACTTTGACGCCCTGAAGGCCCAGCTTGAGGCCCTGAAACTGCCCTATGACCTGGACCACCGCCTGGTGAGGGGACTGGACTACTATACCCGCACCGTCTTTGAGGTCCAGCCCCCGGAGGAGGGGGCCCAGAGCACCCTGGGGGGAGGGGGCAGATATGATGACCTGATAGAGGAACTGGGAGGCAGGCCCACCCCGGCGGTGGGCTTTGCCACCGGGATGGAGAGGGTAGTCCTCAGCCTGAAGAAGGCAGACCTACCTTTGCCCCCCATCCCCCAGCCCAGGATATTTGTGGCCCATGCGGGGGAAGAGAACCGGGACCAGGCCCTGGCCCTCCTCTATGAACTCCGGCGGGCGGGGATAGGAGTCACGGGAGCCCCGGCGAGGAAAAGCCTGAAAGCCCAGCTCCGTCAGGCCGATGCCCTGGGCATGGCCCAGGCCCTCATCCTGGGGGAAGAGGAGATAGGGAGCGGGACCGTCCTCCTGCGGAACCTGGCCACCGGGGAACAGGTAATCCTACACCGGCCCCAACTCATCAGCCACCTCAGGCAAACTTGA
- a CDS encoding zinc ribbon domain-containing protein has protein sequence MPVYEYQCGECCHTFERRQRFDEEAVAMCPSCGGKSRRVIHAPPIIFKGSGFYVTDNRKAVRPGLPAKTSEKVPTGDQVMKNLSAADQKAKETKD, from the coding sequence ATGCCCGTCTATGAATACCAGTGCGGCGAGTGCTGCCACACCTTTGAGAGAAGGCAGCGCTTCGATGAGGAGGCGGTGGCCATGTGCCCGAGCTGCGGGGGCAAGTCCCGCCGGGTCATCCATGCCCCCCCCATCATCTTCAAAGGCAGCGGCTTCTATGTCACCGACAACCGCAAGGCAGTCCGGCCTGGCCTGCCCGCCAAGACATCCGAGAAGGTTCCAACCGGGGACCAAGTGATGAAAAACCTATCCGCCGCCGACCAAAAGGCGAAAGAAACCAAGGATTAA
- the dtd gene encoding D-tyrosyl-tRNA(Tyr) deacylase, whose product MRAVVQRVSQASVRVGPELIGKIGRGLVVLVGVARDDTPQDARRLAEKTAHLRLFPHGDKEFHLSPLEAGAEILAVSQFTLLADTGKGRRPSFDGAAPAEEARPLFEEFLRALSSWGLKVETGRFREHMIVEIHNDGPVTIPLSTRE is encoded by the coding sequence TTGCGGGCAGTGGTGCAGAGGGTAAGCCAGGCCTCGGTCCGGGTGGGCCCGGAGCTGATAGGCAAAATCGGCCGGGGGCTGGTGGTCCTGGTGGGGGTGGCCCGGGATGATACCCCTCAGGACGCCCGCCGCCTGGCGGAGAAGACAGCCCACCTCCGCCTCTTCCCCCATGGCGATAAGGAATTCCACCTCTCCCCCCTGGAGGCGGGGGCCGAGATTCTGGCGGTGAGCCAGTTCACCCTCCTGGCCGACACCGGGAAGGGGAGGCGGCCCAGCTTTGATGGGGCCGCCCCCGCCGAGGAGGCCCGCCCCCTCTTTGAGGAGTTCCTCCGGGCCCTCTCCTCCTGGGGCCTCAAAGTGGAGACCGGCCGCTTCCGGGAGCACATGATAGTAGAAATTCACAACGATGGCCCTGTTACCATCCCCCTCAGCACCCGGGAGTAG